In the Zingiber officinale cultivar Zhangliang chromosome 5A, Zo_v1.1, whole genome shotgun sequence genome, CGATCGTAGTCCATTCATAAAGTGTCTCAGTTTTTCTGATGCATCATTTGTGATTAGGGGTAAAAAGTGACAACCCTGATCAAACTTCCTCAAATACTCCACTACTGATAAGTCTCCCTGCCTCAAGCTCATAAACTCCCGCTTCAATCGAGAGTGTATGTCTATAATGAAGTACTTGGCATAGAACACCTCTTTAAACCTATTCCACAACAGAGTCCTCATGTCCACGGATAGCTCTGCTCCCTCCCACCATAATAACACATCAACCTTCAGTAAATAAGTAGCGCACCTCATCTTATCAACATCCCCAAGGGCCATGAATTTGAATATCACCTCTATAGATCGTATCCATCCCTCTACAACTAATGAATTAGTTGTTCCTATAAAATCCCTTGGATTTATCTTCCTGAAGTGCTCATACACCATCTCGGGCCTCGCTCCATGAATAGTCTCAGCATGCTGCTCCATCAATTGGGCCATCCCCTGAAGCACTCGAACCCCAATATCAGACGGTGATGGCGGTGGTGGAGGAGGCGCCTCCTCTTGCTCTCTTCCTCATGCCCCCTTTTCCTTCATATGTACCGTCTAGGATGCATCGTAATACATAGTTCAAAGCAACACATAAACCACATGTACAACAAAACAAAATAGTAGGCATATCCATTAAATTCCTAACTTCCTTAGGGTGCACATGTAGACATAAAAGAAATTAACTAAACTTTTACACTTACAAACTTGGAGGCTTGATTTCTTGAGCTTCTTGTATCCGGCAGTAGACACCACCCTTAATCAGGACCTTGCTTTAATACCAACCGAAATACCCTAACACTCTATActataaagaaataaataaaataaatctgaAATTTCATAACTTTATAGCTCAAACTCCAAAGTCATGTATAACTAATAAGTTCATCAGGAAATCATGTACAAACCCATCTAACACTTATAGTAGTAAAAGAATATCCAAACATTAAGAGGTGCAACTGACCCCTAAAGCAATACCATCCAACTacatcaaaataataaaaaacataaaattattaaataactcAACATCCTAAAACATAGTATGATATCAACTGAAAAAGAGGACCATCGGGTGTGCGCTACTTGGTACAAAATAGCTCATCCATCAAGACTCTCTGTCCCCTCATTATGCATATGGATCTAGTGAGTCTAAAGATTC is a window encoding:
- the LOC121979646 gene encoding uncharacterized protein LOC121979646, yielding MAQLMEQHAETIHGARPEMVYEHFRKINPRDFIGTTNSLVVEGWIRSIEVIFKFMALGDVDKMRCATYLLKVDVLLWWEGAELSVDMRTLLWNRFKEVFYAKYFIIDIHSRLKREFMSLRQGDLSVVEYLRKFDQGCHFLPLITNDASEKLRHFMNGLRSTIHRDIMMVNPFEYSIVITRAFRAEQTLKDINFEMRSKRPPPEHNSKGRDCSNVHKNLKGSNLTS